A window of Armatimonadota bacterium contains these coding sequences:
- the menE gene encoding o-succinylbenzoate--CoA ligase — translation MIGTLPDWLGYRARTSPHRPALIAGSTTLTFAELDRCAAVVARRLASLGVGEGARVATVLPNGAAYAVLVHALMRLRAILVPLNPRLTASEIAWRLQDASPTVVVGDASAAGAVGGLHVTDPQDPDVLSGVREERVALWERIDVSAVQGIVYTSATAGHPKGAMLTYGNHWWSAVASALNLGVHVGDRWLAVLPLSHIGGLAILWRSVIYGHPVVIHQRFDPQSVSEELDRGEVTVLSLVPTMLHRLLDARGDRPLPQSVRAVLLGGGPIPPSLVERSLQAGVPIAPTYGLTEAASQVATLRPEDVRLCPGSCGRPLYPIEVRIRYQEQVPGTGTRNRYQEQVPGTGTRNRYREPGEILVRGPVVMAGYWGRPHETERALRGGWLHTGDIGYLDAEGYLYVLDRRDDLIVTGGENVYPAEVEAVLRAHPAVCEAAVVGLPDEEWGQVVVAAVETLPQVVASEAELLAFCAGRLARHKVPKRVWFVDALPRSGPDKVRRAAVRERLRGAAAE, via the coding sequence ATGATCGGTACGCTGCCCGACTGGCTCGGTTACCGGGCGCGCACGTCGCCCCACCGCCCCGCGCTGATCGCCGGATCCACGACACTCACCTTTGCCGAGCTAGATCGCTGCGCCGCTGTCGTCGCGCGTCGGCTGGCGTCTTTGGGGGTCGGAGAGGGTGCGCGGGTGGCGACGGTGCTGCCCAACGGGGCAGCGTACGCCGTCCTTGTCCACGCCCTCATGCGGCTGCGGGCCATCCTCGTGCCCTTGAACCCGCGCCTGACTGCTTCGGAGATCGCCTGGCGCCTGCAAGACGCTTCCCCCACTGTCGTGGTCGGTGACGCCTCCGCCGCAGGTGCCGTCGGAGGCCTACACGTGACAGACCCCCAAGACCCGGACGTGCTGAGCGGCGTGCGGGAGGAGCGGGTGGCGTTGTGGGAGCGCATCGATGTGTCGGCGGTGCAAGGCATCGTCTACACTTCCGCGACCGCCGGTCACCCCAAGGGCGCGATGCTGACCTACGGCAACCACTGGTGGAGCGCGGTGGCCTCGGCGCTCAACCTGGGCGTCCATGTGGGGGACCGTTGGCTCGCCGTGCTCCCCCTGTCGCACATCGGGGGCCTGGCGATCCTTTGGCGATCAGTGATCTACGGGCACCCCGTCGTGATCCACCAGCGGTTCGATCCCCAATCGGTCAGCGAAGAACTCGACCGCGGCGAGGTGACCGTCCTGTCGTTGGTGCCGACGATGCTACACAGACTGCTGGACGCCAGGGGCGACCGCCCCTTGCCCCAGAGCGTGCGGGCAGTCCTGTTGGGGGGCGGACCGATCCCCCCCTCCCTCGTCGAGCGCAGCCTGCAGGCGGGGGTGCCCATCGCCCCCACCTACGGGCTGACGGAAGCCGCCTCCCAGGTGGCCACCCTGCGCCCCGAGGACGTGCGCCTCTGTCCGGGGTCGTGCGGTCGGCCGCTGTACCCCATCGAAGTGCGCATTCGGTACCAGGAACAGGTACCAGGAACAGGTACCAGGAACAGGTACCAGGAACAGGTACCAGGAACGGGTACCAGGAACCGGTACCGGGAACCCGGGGAGATCCTGGTGCGGGGCCCTGTGGTGATGGCGGGATATTGGGGCCGCCCCCACGAAACCGAACGAGCCCTGCGGGGCGGCTGGCTGCACACTGGCGACATCGGTTACCTCGACGCAGAGGGGTACCTCTACGTCCTGGATCGGCGCGACGACCTCATCGTCACCGGCGGGGAGAATGTCTATCCGGCGGAGGTGGAGGCCGTACTGCGGGCACACCCCGCGGTCTGCGAGGCTGCGGTCGTCGGATTGCCCGACGAGGAGTGGGGGCAGGTGGTGGTCGCGGCTGTCGAGACGCTGCCACAGGTCGTCGCCTCGGAAGCCGAGTTGCTGGCCTTCTGTGCCGGCCGCCTGGCCCGCCACAAGGTACCCAAGCGCGTGTGGTTCGTCGACGCCCT
- a CDS encoding isochorismate synthase — protein sequence MKAAVHAAPIPADALERLERHHARARQLARRTGQPTLAWVAHALERTAPPDVFARTPDQPRWLWSRPADGFELLGVGIAWRAVTRGPRRFDDAGAAWKRLVEQSVGDAPAESVAFGGFSFAPQGPYAEEWAGFPPGEVAVPRLAVVTEGGRIRIVLAAAALPDEDGSTELGATLSLAGRLFESVPRAGWGRGQATITAEHPAAPAWKRAVADSAGAVREGILRKVVLARRVELRLVSCDPARMLAHLADAHPHCTVFAVEREGAVFCGATPERLVRVGGGWVEAMALAGSAPRGRNPDEDAALAQTLVASAKERDEHAAVVEWLREALGGVSEEISVATAPDVLQTTDVQHLHTGLRGRLRSRAGILEVAGRLHPTPAVAGVPAEAALAWIRSCEPLDRGWYAGAVGWTNGKGEGEFAVAIRSALVRDRTAFVFAGCGIVAGSDQDREYEESQIKMRPMLRALGVR from the coding sequence GTGAAGGCGGCGGTGCACGCAGCCCCCATCCCAGCCGACGCGCTGGAGCGACTGGAGCGACACCACGCCCGCGCCCGCCAGCTGGCCAGGCGCACCGGTCAACCCACGCTGGCGTGGGTCGCACACGCACTGGAACGCACCGCCCCGCCCGACGTCTTCGCCCGCACACCCGATCAACCCCGTTGGCTGTGGAGCAGGCCCGCCGACGGCTTCGAGCTGTTGGGTGTCGGGATCGCCTGGAGGGCTGTCACACGCGGGCCCCGGCGCTTCGACGACGCGGGTGCGGCCTGGAAGCGGCTGGTGGAGCAATCGGTCGGGGATGCCCCCGCCGAGTCGGTGGCGTTTGGGGGATTCTCCTTCGCGCCGCAGGGGCCTTACGCGGAGGAGTGGGCGGGTTTCCCGCCAGGCGAGGTCGCCGTGCCTCGCCTGGCGGTCGTGACGGAGGGTGGGCGGATCCGGATCGTCCTCGCTGCCGCGGCGCTCCCGGACGAGGACGGCAGCACGGAACTGGGCGCCACGCTCTCCCTGGCAGGCCGGTTGTTCGAGTCCGTGCCGCGGGCGGGGTGGGGTAGAGGGCAAGCGACGATCACCGCCGAGCATCCCGCAGCCCCCGCGTGGAAGCGGGCCGTGGCCGACTCGGCCGGGGCGGTGCGCGAGGGCATTTTGCGCAAGGTGGTCTTGGCTCGTCGCGTCGAGTTGCGCCTGGTCTCGTGTGACCCGGCGCGGATGCTCGCACACCTCGCCGATGCGCACCCGCACTGTACGGTCTTCGCCGTCGAACGGGAGGGGGCCGTGTTCTGCGGCGCCACACCCGAGAGGCTGGTGCGGGTGGGAGGCGGATGGGTCGAGGCGATGGCGCTGGCCGGATCCGCGCCCCGAGGACGCAATCCGGACGAAGACGCGGCGCTCGCGCAGACGCTGGTCGCCAGCGCCAAGGAGCGCGACGAGCACGCGGCGGTGGTCGAATGGTTGCGGGAGGCGCTGGGCGGCGTGTCCGAGGAAATCAGCGTCGCGACGGCCCCCGACGTGCTGCAGACGACCGACGTCCAGCACCTGCACACCGGACTGCGCGGCCGGCTGCGCAGTCGGGCCGGAATCCTGGAGGTCGCCGGCCGGCTGCACCCTACGCCCGCGGTCGCCGGCGTGCCCGCGGAGGCCGCGCTCGCGTGGATCCGGTCCTGTGAGCCCCTCGACCGCGGATGGTACGCCGGCGCCGTGGGCTGGACAAACGGGAAGGGCGAGGGGGAGTTCGCGGTCGCGATCCGTTCCGCGCTCGTCCGCGACCGCACCGCGTTCGTCTTCGCCGGTTGCGGGATCGTCGCCGGTTCCGACCAGGACCGTGAGTACGAGGAGTCGCAGATCAAGATGCGCCCGATGCTGCGCGCGCTGGGGGTCCGATGA
- the menH gene encoding 2-succinyl-6-hydroxy-2,4-cyclohexadiene-1-carboxylate synthase, translating to MPRIGVRGVQLNVETAGSGAPLVLLHGFAGTAQTWVPHTAALAKRCRVIAPDLLGHGDSDAPDDFGRYAIEEVSADLVALLDRLRIDRAVVVGYSMGGRIALNVAIGFPDRVSALVLESASPGIADAAHRRRRAAQDAALAEHIERDGVEAFVDFWERQPIFASQARLPPGVRTALRRQRLRNGAHGLANCLRGLGQGVQPPLWHRMAEVTAPTLLLAGALDADYVAIAERMHDAIRGSQLAIVPDAGHAVHLERPEAFGAVVDRWLRSLCPSPGSHC from the coding sequence ATGCCCCGCATCGGCGTGCGGGGCGTCCAGCTGAACGTCGAGACCGCCGGGTCCGGCGCGCCGCTTGTGTTGCTGCACGGATTCGCCGGAACGGCGCAGACCTGGGTCCCGCACACGGCGGCCTTAGCCAAGCGCTGTCGCGTCATCGCGCCTGACCTGCTCGGACACGGAGACTCCGATGCCCCGGACGACTTCGGACGCTATGCGATCGAGGAGGTGAGCGCGGATCTGGTGGCGCTGTTGGACCGGCTGCGAATCGATCGGGCCGTCGTCGTAGGCTACTCCATGGGCGGGCGGATCGCGCTGAACGTGGCCATCGGGTTCCCCGACCGCGTAAGCGCGCTGGTGTTGGAGAGCGCATCCCCGGGAATCGCAGACGCCGCGCACCGCCGCCGGCGCGCGGCGCAGGACGCGGCTCTGGCCGAGCACATCGAGCGCGACGGCGTCGAGGCGTTCGTCGACTTTTGGGAACGTCAGCCGATCTTCGCCTCCCAGGCCCGACTGCCGCCGGGCGTCCGCACCGCGCTGCGTCGCCAGCGTCTGCGCAACGGCGCGCATGGGCTGGCGAACTGCTTGCGCGGCCTCGGGCAGGGCGTCCAGCCGCCGTTGTGGCACCGTATGGCGGAAGTGACCGCCCCGACGCTGCTTCTGGCCGGAGCCCTCGACGCGGACTACGTAGCGATCGCCGAACGGATGCACGATGCGATTCGCGGATCGCAGCTGGCCATCGTGCCCGACGCCGGCCACGCCGTCCACCTCGAGCGACCGGAGGCGTTCGGTGCGGTCGTCGACCGCTGGCTGCGCTCGTTGTGCCCATCCCCCGGATCCCATTGCTGA
- the menD gene encoding 2-succinyl-5-enolpyruvyl-6-hydroxy-3-cyclohexene-1-carboxylic-acid synthase, with product MTFENPAYAFATAVVDELVRGGVRHLCLCPGSRSTPVALAAADHATLRVWTLIDERSAGFFAVGMAKALRAPVALLSTSGTAAANFLPSVVEARYGRVPLVVVTADRPYELRDSGAPQTIDQVRLYGPHAKWFADVPPPGASEALMRHARAMTCRALAVATNEPAGPVHINVQFREPLVPLGDPLPPADPASRTARPDGTPYVRVVRSHRCLEAGCVEVVARELRERARGVIVCGPQDHPDFPTAVAALARRIGYPVLADPLSQVRCGPHDRTVVVDAYDAMLRSDEVGQLLAPDVVIRFGATPTSRPLLGYLARHAGARQILVDVAGEAHDPDHVAADVVQADARLFCEALRDALGEREDRGWIDAWRRAAAAARRALRAYVAGLDEPFEGAVFEDLAEVLPDGALLYVGNSMPVRDADAYFGGRSAAVRFLGNRGASGIDGLISSALGAAAVSDGPVVLVVGDLSFYHDMNGLLAARLYGLSSTIVLVNNDGGGIFSFLPQAAHPEHFERLFGTPHGLDFRPAVQMYGGTHTRPDGSRAFRRAVRNALEEGGLQVIEVRTDRQRNVVLHRAAQGAATAAVLAELRAGES from the coding sequence ATGACGTTTGAGAACCCCGCCTATGCCTTCGCCACCGCCGTGGTGGACGAGCTCGTGCGCGGTGGGGTCCGCCACCTGTGCCTGTGCCCGGGCTCTCGCTCGACGCCGGTGGCGCTGGCGGCGGCCGACCACGCCACGCTGCGCGTGTGGACGCTTATCGACGAGCGGTCAGCCGGCTTTTTCGCCGTGGGCATGGCCAAGGCGTTGCGCGCTCCCGTGGCGTTGCTGAGTACGTCGGGCACGGCCGCGGCGAACTTTTTGCCCTCGGTCGTCGAGGCGCGGTACGGTCGCGTCCCGCTCGTGGTCGTGACGGCGGATCGCCCGTACGAACTGCGCGACAGCGGCGCGCCGCAGACGATCGATCAGGTGCGCCTGTACGGGCCACACGCCAAGTGGTTCGCCGACGTCCCGCCGCCGGGTGCGTCCGAGGCGCTCATGCGACATGCCCGGGCCATGACCTGCCGGGCCCTGGCCGTCGCCACGAACGAACCCGCCGGACCGGTCCACATCAACGTCCAGTTCCGCGAGCCCCTCGTCCCGCTGGGTGATCCGCTGCCCCCCGCAGACCCTGCGTCGAGGACCGCCCGCCCCGACGGGACGCCCTACGTGCGCGTCGTTCGGTCGCACCGCTGTCTTGAGGCGGGTTGCGTCGAGGTTGTGGCGCGCGAGCTGCGGGAGCGCGCCCGGGGCGTGATCGTCTGCGGCCCCCAGGACCACCCCGACTTTCCCACAGCGGTCGCCGCGCTGGCGCGGCGGATCGGGTACCCCGTCCTCGCCGATCCACTCTCGCAGGTCCGCTGCGGGCCTCACGATCGGACGGTGGTCGTCGACGCCTACGACGCGATGCTGCGCAGCGACGAGGTCGGGCAACTGCTCGCACCCGACGTCGTCATCCGGTTCGGGGCCACCCCGACTTCGCGGCCGCTGCTCGGTTACCTGGCACGCCATGCGGGCGCGCGTCAGATTCTGGTCGATGTGGCCGGTGAGGCACATGATCCGGACCACGTCGCCGCCGACGTGGTGCAGGCGGATGCGCGGCTGTTCTGTGAAGCCCTCCGGGATGCCCTGGGTGAGCGCGAGGACCGAGGATGGATCGATGCCTGGCGGCGCGCGGCGGCGGCGGCGAGGAGGGCCCTGCGCGCGTACGTGGCGGGTCTGGACGAACCCTTCGAGGGAGCGGTGTTCGAGGATCTGGCGGAAGTGCTCCCGGACGGTGCGCTGCTGTACGTCGGCAACAGCATGCCCGTACGCGATGCCGATGCGTACTTCGGCGGTCGATCGGCCGCGGTGCGGTTCCTCGGCAATCGGGGCGCCAGCGGCATCGACGGTCTGATCTCGAGCGCGCTCGGTGCTGCTGCGGTCAGCGACGGCCCGGTGGTGCTCGTGGTGGGTGACCTTTCCTTCTATCACGACATGAACGGACTGCTGGCGGCTCGGCTGTACGGGCTCAGCTCGACGATCGTCCTGGTCAACAACGACGGGGGTGGGATCTTCTCGTTTCTGCCGCAGGCTGCCCACCCGGAGCACTTCGAGCGGCTGTTCGGGACCCCCCACGGCCTGGACTTCCGGCCCGCAGTCCAGATGTACGGCGGTACCCACACGCGGCCGGACGGCTCCCGGGCATTCCGCCGTGCGGTGCGGAACGCGCTGGAGGAGGGCGGGCTGCAGGTGATCGAAGTGCGGACCGACCGACAGCGCAACGTGGTCCTGCACCGCGCCGCCCAGGGCGCGGCCACCGCCGCGGTGCTGGCGGAGTTGCGGGCAGGGGAGTCCTGA
- a CDS encoding 1,4-dihydroxy-2-naphthoate polyprenyltransferase: protein MIRDADRERRSVDASRPARGTHPPGPSKATPSAVFAWVTATRPATLTAAVAPVVVGSATAAAEQAFHPLAALAALAVGVFIQIGTNLANDAYDFLHGADTAERTGPVRVTAAGWLSARQVLAGAYLCFGAAAFVGLYLVALRGWPLLIVGALAIVSGVAYTTGPLPIAYRGLGELFVFVFFGLVAVSGTDYVQTGAVRPQALSASVPVGLLCAAILVVNNLRDIDTDRAAAKRTLAVRIGRSWTRIEYTVCLVGAFAAPALMRAAGTLGAWFWLPWVALPFGLGLALRVWRDDGPRLNGALRGTARLHLLFAALLAAAILGPDR, encoded by the coding sequence GTGATCCGTGACGCCGATCGGGAACGCAGATCCGTCGACGCCTCGCGCCCCGCGCGCGGCACGCATCCACCCGGGCCGTCAAAAGCCACGCCTTCGGCCGTCTTCGCGTGGGTGACCGCGACGCGTCCGGCTACGCTGACGGCGGCGGTCGCCCCGGTCGTCGTGGGGAGCGCGACGGCGGCTGCGGAGCAGGCGTTCCACCCGCTCGCAGCGCTGGCGGCGTTGGCAGTGGGGGTGTTCATCCAGATCGGCACGAATCTCGCCAACGACGCCTACGACTTCCTGCACGGAGCCGACACGGCCGAGCGTACCGGTCCGGTGCGGGTGACCGCGGCCGGGTGGCTGTCCGCCCGACAGGTGCTCGCAGGCGCCTACCTGTGTTTTGGGGCGGCCGCATTCGTGGGCCTGTACCTGGTCGCTTTGCGGGGATGGCCTCTGCTGATCGTCGGCGCGCTCGCGATCGTGTCGGGGGTGGCGTACACGACCGGACCGCTTCCGATCGCCTACCGCGGGCTCGGAGAGCTGTTCGTGTTCGTGTTCTTCGGCTTGGTCGCCGTGTCAGGAACCGACTACGTCCAGACGGGGGCGGTGCGGCCGCAGGCGTTGTCCGCCTCGGTCCCCGTCGGGCTGCTGTGCGCCGCGATCCTCGTCGTCAACAACCTCCGGGACATCGATACCGACCGAGCGGCCGCAAAGCGGACTTTGGCCGTGCGGATCGGTCGATCCTGGACGCGCATCGAGTATACGGTCTGTTTGGTCGGCGCCTTCGCCGCGCCCGCGCTGATGCGCGCTGCGGGCACGCTGGGCGCGTGGTTCTGGTTGCCGTGGGTTGCTCTTCCGTTCGGCCTGGGTCTGGCGTTAAGGGTCTGGAGGGATGACGGTCCCCGACTGAACGGGGCCCTGCGGGGCACGGCGCGGCTGCACCTGCTATTCGCCGCACTCTTGGCGGCGGCGATCCTCGGGCCGGATCGATGA
- the menB gene encoding 1,4-dihydroxy-2-naphthoyl-CoA synthase, translating into MPVEWKRVGDYTDILYDQAEGIARITINRPEVRNAFRPETVMELIDAFSRARDDSAVGVILFRGAGREAFCSGGDQRVRGHGGYVGADRIPRLNVLDLQRLIRIIPKPVIALVAGYAIGGGNVLATVCDLTIAADNAIFGQTGPKVGSFDAGYGSTYLARIVGHKKAREIWYLCRQYTAQEALEMGLVNTVVPVDQLEEEGIRWAKEILERSPLAIRLLKAAFNADTDGLAGLQQLGGDATLLYYLTDEAKEGRDAFLEKRKPDFRKFPRFP; encoded by the coding sequence ATGCCCGTGGAATGGAAGAGAGTAGGCGACTATACCGACATCCTGTACGACCAGGCGGAGGGGATCGCACGGATCACGATCAACCGGCCGGAGGTGCGCAACGCCTTCCGGCCCGAGACGGTGATGGAGCTGATCGATGCGTTCAGCCGCGCGCGCGACGACTCGGCCGTCGGCGTGATCCTGTTCAGGGGCGCGGGAAGGGAAGCGTTCTGCTCCGGTGGCGACCAGCGCGTCCGCGGGCACGGCGGCTACGTGGGAGCCGATCGGATCCCGCGGCTGAACGTGTTGGACCTGCAGCGCCTGATCCGCATCATCCCCAAGCCGGTGATCGCCCTCGTCGCCGGGTATGCGATCGGCGGCGGCAACGTGCTGGCCACCGTGTGCGACCTCACCATCGCCGCCGACAACGCGATCTTCGGCCAGACCGGACCGAAGGTCGGTTCGTTCGACGCCGGATACGGTTCGACCTACCTGGCGCGGATCGTCGGCCACAAGAAGGCGCGCGAGATCTGGTACCTGTGCCGTCAGTACACGGCGCAGGAAGCGCTCGAGATGGGACTGGTCAACACGGTCGTGCCGGTGGACCAACTTGAAGAGGAAGGCATTCGCTGGGCGAAGGAGATCTTGGAGCGCAGCCCGCTGGCGATCCGCCTGCTGAAGGCGGCGTTCAATGCCGACACCGACGGCCTGGCAGGGTTGCAGCAGCTGGGTGGCGATGCCACGCTGCTGTACTATCTGACCGACGAGGCCAAGGAAGGCCGGGACGCGTTCTTGGAGAAGCGCAAGCCGGACTTTCGGAAGTTCCCCCGGTTTCCGTGA